The nucleotide sequence TTACATTGGTTGAAGCTGTGCCTCTGGCGAGTTCTGAGCATCTATTTTCATCTACTGGCAGACAAAGCTCCTGGATATCTGAAGAAGAATCTGGCATGGGAAATGTTGCCTCAGCATCACCTGCAGAGTCACAAGCTGTTTGTTCTGTCAAATTCTCCGGTTGATTCTTGTGTTGCTTAAAATAGTGTGACATGGTCTATCATTTGTGCTACACGAAATCAGTCAGTGTACCCTATGAATTAGCTAAAGACGAGATCTGGCTCATCTGCAAATGGACGATAGAAAGATCTTTGTTGCGTCAGTTACGATTAGTAAGAATGATGGTGTTGTGAAAAATATGGATGAATCCTCAGGAAATATTTGAGTAATGGATTGACATTAGCATGTGGTGGTACCTCAGATAGTTTATGATGCAGTTGTTCTTGGATTCTTGTGCGCACATCTCACTTCTGGTACATACTCTTTTCAGATGGTTTAGGATGCACATGTTCTGTGATCaagatgatccgttggctttgatTGCCTGGTTGGCAGCGGCATCCTGTGCTGCCGCTTGTCTGGATGTAGAAGACCCTTGGAATGGCCAACGATGATGATTGGCACGTGAGGCATGTTCATTACTAGTTCCTACCACTCTCACCTCTCTTTTCTTTGCTGTTCATTACGCTTGCTAGTCGCCATGCCATTTTATTCAAGTCAATGTTCAAAGGCATGTCTTTAGCTTACTATTCTCAGATGAACCTTCTAATAAATGGTGCAGATTCATGTTGAACAGGTCAGTTTCGGAAGACATCCAGTCAGCTAAtggtatttctttcattttctgcattaaattttatgcatctcGAAGCAGGTAGATGTCAGACTCGAGCTCCTTGAGGAGGGAGGTGGGGCAGTATGGAGTCATGGGTGAGTCGAGACTGTGCACTGCTGCCTCCACCAGTGCTAAGTTCTCATAATAAATATGCAGAGAATGGAATAGCTTTGTAAAATCTTGAGATATCTCGTCTTTACAAACAATGGAAGCGCTCTCGATACATGCATCCTATATTGTGGAAAGCCACAAAGTATCGTGACACTCAAAAAGAAAGGAAACCTTCCCGGATCTTCGTCAAATTCGTTCTCTCAGTTATCTGTCTTTGTAAATTGATTTCATGGAACTTAGGGGGGCTCTCATGTTATTAAGAGGTTATCTACATCATTTCTAGCAATGACAactaaggattgaaattttgtagtATTAGAGTTTTCGAGCTTCACtcaatacggtacggtattgtgtACTAAGTGGAACATCAAGGCGTATCAAACGGTACAtctaatttatgcataaaattcttcaaaaaatttgaaaaaaaaaaaggttaggataggatttttaagttagaaaaaaaataaagtaataagtttaacaaaatcaatataaattaggtaCGAATAGTATTACATttttttcggactttgaggaaTAGTCTTATGTAAGATTCATATTACGGATTGTCcttctgtaaatattgaaatatttataaaaaaatcatatgaattattatattattttattataatataaattttaaaatttaaatgaattaaataattatatatgtagatatacttgattgttgattctaccattAAAACGAATGATGGACCTCCACGAGTGGTGGATCGAGGTCCTTGATCCTATACatatgtatatcaatatgatatgtttgttggatccgatcatgaaattgatctcacTACATACTGTATTGATATACCATATGTCATTGTTGCATCAATGTGGTAATGATCATAGGTTAATCGTTATGAATCACATTTGTTCGAGGTGACTCTTGAGGCATATACTGGTGAATGTCGGAGCTTTTATTTTCGCTATTGATTTGTTGCTTTATATCATATTGTTGCTCAGAGaaatatgaccaactatcatcatATTGTTGTTAGTCgtatgattcttcataatacgacgGATATGAATACGATAAGTTTCAttatgtgtctatatcatgtagcctatgtcgcatctgctcaaattcatcaattatctttttctttctctttcacgcataaacttgaccagtatctTGTCGAgtttcatgatctgaatcttaggtggtatgtgtaaaatattgttTCTCTGTCCATGTGTAAAATATATACCATTTGATTAAAAAGTTATTCCGATTAATATTCTCAAATTAGTTTCGATTCAATTCATAAATTATTGCTTTGTGGAGTTTAGGAGAgtgcaaatgtgagaaaaaaaatgaGTTTAAGGTAGTTTAATAGAGTATGAAAGTGAAGTGAAGTGAAGTAGGGGAGAAGATGAATTTAAAAACCCATGAAAAAGGATTCCAACGATCATTTTGATCGTCGGAGTACTATTATAGATCGATAACGATCAATTTCAATCATTACCGAGCTATGTCGAGTGAGAACGATCAAAATTCGATTGTTACCAAGTTGTGCTAGgcggtaacgatcaaaatttcAATCGTTATCGTTCGATTTACCCATGTATCGTCCGATATGAGGTGGTCCTATAGCAAACGATCCACGTATCGATATACTATCGGATCGATACATACCGTTTATACCGAAtgatattattcaaaataaaaaaagctgATGATAACATCCAAGCGATACATCTTTAGCAACCGTACAGCCAGACCTCTGAAGCAATCGTCATGCCGACAATACGAACGTTGCTTCATAATTAATATATGGAATGAGGCCGTGAAGTCCCTCGCTACGCGTCTAATTAACTTTATGCTGGACATACGGAGAGCACGTGTTTCATTCATCTCTTTCGTTCTATTTTGTCGTATCATTTATCTATTTTGTCTAATGTTTCATTCATCTCTTTTGTTCTATTTTGTCGTATCAATTCTCTATTTTGTCTAACGTTTTAAAAGAGAAAAAAGTTGATTTGACTGAGTCAGACAAGAACACAACGGCATCGTGTTACGGGGCCACGTGGGTGAACAAGATCCATGGGGATGTTGGTAGAATGTTGACATATTGAAATGGGGCCACCCACCATGCTTTGTCGGGTGGCGGTACGATAAAGAAGCATCAAATCGTCGACGCAGCAGCGTGTGGCCTGGCATTCCAAATGTTGCTTTGTCGGTGTGGCGGTACGTCAAAGAACACCATCAAATCGTCGATGCAGCGTGTGGCGTGGCATTCCAGAAGCCAATAACTTCGTCGGGATCAGCGTCCGGCACAGGGAACGTCCTCCCCATCGCGCCACTAGTATCACCAAGCGACGGCCGCGGCTTCACACCCCGGGTACGCATGGAAAACGAAGGCCGAGTCCATGTTCAACGTGGAATCACGCCGCAATCCACACATCCGTCACATTTCTCACCCCAAATAAATCTTTTGCTCCTAGTAGGTTCTACAACTTTCTAGTGTTTAGATTGGGGCCAAGTGACAGCAATGTTTCTCCTCTAGAATCAATCCTTTTTTGGAGCCCGTATTGTTCATCTACTTACATACATCCCCTGTTTGACCGTCATAAACAAAAGATGGGGGTCGCCTGAGATCACAGAGGCATGCCGTGAAGTACATCTATCGGAAGGAAAAAGTAATTAAGTCACACAGGCGTTGATATCCAATCTAAGGTTTGTGAGCCAAACATGTTCTTTtctattcttcttaacaagtaacCAACAACAACATCCTAATGTATTTTGTACAAATATCTGAGAGTCCTTCCACATACAACGTCGAAGAATGATCGATCTCTGTGCTGTGTTACGTTCTTGCCTCTGCCCACTGTCAACCAGTTGATGCTCACAAGGGCTTCTTGAGTCCCTTGAAATCCATGGTGTCAACGCATTCGTACGCCTCCCTGTGACCATCCAATTGTTTGATGAGGTCGGTGGCCTTCTCCTTGGTCTCCCCGCTGCACCccacctgcagcagcagcagcagtttcTGAAAGGCACCTACTCGCAGCGCCTCCTGCAAGCAtctccccttcccttctccttcctctccctcGTTCCTGCACAGCTTCCATAGCGCCGACACGACCAGCTCCGTCGCCATGTCCGACACCCGGAACATCTTCTTCACCAGCACCGGCACCGTGAGCGCGTGTTGCCGGGCCTTCTCCCTGCCGCCCTCGCAGCTCAGCAGCCCTTCGAGCACCGCCAATGCCTTCTCGTTCATGCTCTTCTCCGGCTCCACCAGGGCCTCTACCAGCACAGGCACCAGCCCCAGATCGACTACCTGCGCTGCCGTCCTCTCGTCGTGGCTAACCATGTAGAAGATGGCCACCAGAGACGCCTTCGTGGCCTGAGGGAAGATGGGCTCCTTGACGAGCCTGGCCAGTGCTTCCACCAGCCCCTTCGTCCCGGCAACGGCGTCCACCTTCGCTCCGCTGGATGCGAGAAGCTGCTTCACCACCAACGCCGCGCTGAGCCTTGCAGCCAAATTCCCATGCGTCAAGATCGACACCAGGCACCCGAGCGACTCGGGCGATCCGATGTGCGAAGCGGCTTCCTCGTCCAGCGGCGACACCGTCGCCAGCGCTGCCAAGATTTCCTCCGAAACCTCTGCCGCCGAGCACTCCGAGGATCCGCCGGCCACAGCACCGAACGTGGCGGCCAAAACCCGGCTCGCGCCGTTCGACGCGAAGCACCGCCGGTTCCGTTCGCTCTCCCTCGCCAAATTCCTGACCTTGGCCGCCATCTGCCTGCACCGCGCGTGGTCGCCTCGCTGGCCCGCGGCCGCGACCTCCGACAGGATGTCCACCACCTGGGTCCTGGTCACCGGAATCTTAGGCGTGGGTATCCTCTCGATCCCGTACCGCCGGTTCGCCACGCACCAGTCCTGTATCATCTTCCGTATCGCGTGGTTGGGGAGGAGCCCGTCGGCGTTCCTCAGCTCCTGTTTGGTCACCGGGCACGTCGCGTTCCCCATCTCCAGCCAAGTCTCGATGCTCTGCCGGTCGTAGGTGATCCCGGTCGATGCCGTCACCGGGTCCTTCATCAGCTCCAGCGATATCGGGCATCGGAAGTGCGTCGGGACGGTGATCTCCTTATCGAGAACTCTCCTATCCAGCTTGGTCTTCAGGCCGGACTTGCGGTTTCTCCATGGAAAGGCCATGAACAGAGCTTGGTTTCTCGGTGGTGAAACGGGAAGTACAAGTATGCTCGAGAGAGGAAGCGGTCGTATTCTATATGAGATAAGATCGGAGGGAAGGGAAGGCAACgggggaagtatatatatgagtgGATCGCCTGCGATGGAATGGGGGAAGCGTTCAAAGCGCGGGGCATTGGTGATTTGAACGTTGACCGTTGAAGCTTTACCTAATCAAACGGGAGGTCTGACCCGGTTGACCACCGGCTCGAGGCTCGACCTATTAACTCGGTTCTAATTCAAATCGCTTAAAAAAACCaaaaccaaaaacaaaaacaaaaatcgaAATCGATGCGGTGTTTCTCTTCATGTGGGAAACGTTTTCCGACGCGCAAGCAAAACGTTAGCCGCTCTCCATACGTTTCCACATGCTTACTCTCTGTGTCTCCATGAACGCTTTTCTCATCTGCCATTCCGAGTCGTCG is from Musa acuminata AAA Group cultivar baxijiao chromosome BXJ1-6, Cavendish_Baxijiao_AAA, whole genome shotgun sequence and encodes:
- the LOC135676131 gene encoding U-box domain-containing protein 21-like: MAFPWRNRKSGLKTKLDRRVLDKEITVPTHFRCPISLELMKDPVTASTGITYDRQSIETWLEMGNATCPVTKQELRNADGLLPNHAIRKMIQDWCVANRRYGIERIPTPKIPVTRTQVVDILSEVAAAGQRGDHARCRQMAAKVRNLARESERNRRCFASNGASRVLAATFGAVAGGSSECSAAEVSEEILAALATVSPLDEEAASHIGSPESLGCLVSILTHGNLAARLSAALVVKQLLASSGAKVDAVAGTKGLVEALARLVKEPIFPQATKASLVAIFYMVSHDERTAAQVVDLGLVPVLVEALVEPEKSMNEKALAVLEGLLSCEGGREKARQHALTVPVLVKKMFRVSDMATELVVSALWKLCRNEGEEGEGKGRCLQEALRVGAFQKLLLLLQVGCSGETKEKATDLIKQLDGHREAYECVDTMDFKGLKKPL